A region of Rhodohalobacter barkolensis DNA encodes the following proteins:
- a CDS encoding DUF4835 family protein has translation MKDKLQIIIIVKLLLLLALTLSSESLNAQELNCTVSINDRQISGSSYDYISELGPALERYLNENRWTDDRYQEHERILCNIQIILTDSDSNSNFTAEAVITASRPIYNSNRQTNLFVISDSNWRFNYTRNKNLIFDDLQFDELTTFIDFYTYILLGYDYDSFSELGGTSFFNNAQEIFEIAQNTGAQGWGRSIGAQRNRFGLINDITNPSYRNLRAAYYRYHRLGLDQFTENPEEARNEIVEALDEIRETKRVTSNNYLFDIFFGTKSVEITAALMDATPSVRTAAYNILSDADPANTSEYRKLME, from the coding sequence ATGAAGGATAAACTTCAAATCATAATTATTGTTAAACTTCTGCTTCTGTTGGCTTTAACTCTCAGCTCGGAAAGTTTAAATGCACAGGAGCTGAATTGCACCGTTTCGATAAATGATCGACAGATCAGTGGATCATCCTATGATTACATTTCAGAACTGGGTCCGGCACTGGAGAGATATCTAAACGAAAACAGGTGGACGGACGACCGTTATCAAGAGCATGAACGTATTCTTTGCAATATTCAGATCATCCTTACAGACTCTGATAGTAATTCGAATTTCACGGCCGAAGCGGTGATAACGGCCAGCAGACCTATTTACAATTCCAACCGGCAAACGAACCTTTTTGTGATCAGTGACAGCAACTGGAGGTTCAACTACACCAGAAATAAAAATCTGATTTTTGATGATCTGCAATTTGATGAGTTAACCACCTTCATCGATTTTTATACCTACATCTTATTAGGTTATGATTACGATAGTTTTTCAGAGCTTGGCGGAACCTCATTTTTCAACAATGCACAAGAAATTTTTGAAATAGCTCAAAATACGGGAGCTCAGGGATGGGGCAGGTCCATCGGAGCGCAAAGAAACCGATTTGGTTTAATTAATGATATTACGAACCCATCATATAGAAATTTAAGAGCGGCGTACTACAGGTATCACCGGCTCGGTCTTGATCAGTTTACTGAAAATCCGGAAGAGGCCAGAAATGAAATTGTTGAGGCTTTGGATGAGATCCGGGAGACCAAACGTGTGACAAGCAATAATTACCTGTTTGATATCTTCTTCGGAACCAAGTCTGTAGAAATAACAGCCGCTTTGATGGATGCAACGCCTTCAGTGCGCACAGCTGCTTATAATATTCTAAGTGATGCAGATCCTGCCAATACTTCGGAGTATAGAAAGTTGATGGAGTGA